DNA from Vespa velutina chromosome 23, iVesVel2.1, whole genome shotgun sequence:
AGTTTATTGAACGAAAAATTTCACTTTAATAAATTCTGAcattattttgcatttttaaaCCTACACTATTGAAGGATGAGTGTCATGAATGAGTGTTTCTAGATTAATGTCTTTGTAAGTATGATTTgtttataatcaattaatgataaaaataaatgtatattttaacgTCATGCTTTTGTATTCTCTTGCAATTGTATagtgatttttaaataattttaaagtaataattttagtAAATATCGATTTGTGAAGTTTAACGACCATTTGGAGTGATAAGAAGAATAACAAACGACTGGAGAATTCAGCCTATTTTGATAAGTGACATTGTAACAtgatattttgataaatcaGCATCTTGgctcttttaaaaaataatcatatatatttaaaattattataaactataatcatttttttttctttttttttatattatacatttatttaacctatttatattaaaaaaaaaaatatatatatatatatatatatatatatatatatatatatatatatatatatatatataaaattgtgtaatatacaatgaaatgttataatgtaatgtaatttcaatgatttgtAAATcagatataattgaaattatatatataattcgtgcATTTATGAATCGATCATTGATCTTCACTAATCAAGATATTATATcactttgttttatatatattttcatgatgtatatatacgatactTTAAAGAGTTAATTTATAGAAACATGTAATGTGTGAAAGATTTGGAATAGGAAGGCTATAAGGTTTTACACTGATatacttttgtctttttaaagaaaatttcacttGCATTTAAAGAgtattagaatatatagaatagtttcttcttttaaacttTTTACAATTTGGTTCTACCTGTGTAATGTGATTATTGCCTGCAAGATAAAAGTGGAATAAtgtatatagttataataattaggaggtaaattctttttattaattatatagttGTACACTATCATTTAATACTTACTATCAGATTCTATACTTTCTACTGGTAGTACATCACTAAAATTTTCATCAACCATATCTATAGAATTCTTTGTGCTATTCTCGCATGCACTATCGTCCTCGTATGTGATAGAGATATCACTAGATTCCAATGTACTTTCTAATGTTGATTCTAGTATTGTTTCAtttgcctttttttccttcgaatttaatataatttgcaATAATACTGATGGATCATCTATCCCCAAGgtattacaaaattttgtagtttgattatttattattaattttggtATTTCATTTTGGTCATCCATTAACTCTGGGTCATAAGGTTTAACagtttgtataaaatttattggtacttttaaatcataattaaatttctttaatacattctccttttcttctgtaGTTGGTGTGTACGTCCATCTACCATTGCCATTTTGCCCAGGCATGTAATGAATGCCATTTTTAACACTAAGCAGGtgatttgttaaataaagaattgttAACCATTCTAAATCATAGCTGAGAGTTAATGGTAAATTTggattatcgtttatttctaCAACTTGAAGAAATTTCCTTTTTGGCAAACACTTATCCAATGCTAAAAATTTGGTTACTCTTGTACCATCTTTTTCAGGAATAAGTGCTGCAAATTTACAATGTAAATGTGCAGAAAACCAATATGATGGATAGTGGTATTTCAAAAGTTCCATGTTTGCTGGACTACCAAGTGTGTTGTTTTCAATATCAGCCCTACAATATAATGCTTTATATACTGCATGTtgtttttagattttttaacCTAAATTGAAGTACAATGACAAAAGATAAATACTTAAAATATGGTTTGCCCTTTAAAAGCTTATCCTCATTTCCATATTTTGTCACTCCATTTGGCCAAtcatgagataaaaaaatatcaattttaccAGATATCTATtagtaaaaatttgaaatttcttataaataatatgttgcATATagtttacaattattaataaatgtaaacatgaatacatttatgtttataattaccTGTTTTAATCGATATACTTCTATGTTTCTAATGTGATAAACGCTGCGAATTGTGCTTTTTGTATATGGTGGTTTTTCGTGATGTCCTTGCATCCAATCTTGACTCTTATAAATACCAGAAATTCCAGCGATCCTAATCCCACCTATTTGTATAACGTTGGCATAGccaagataataaatattaggaGCAACCCATCCACCATATGGTAACTCTTGAAGATAGTTTGAAGCTTCATGATTACcaccaataaaaatagttaatAATGGAGCGACCTTTTCTCCTGAGTAATATCTATGAGATATTTATACTAAATTAGTATTCAAAATAactttaacaataatactttatattattaaaaaattataattcctTATCATTTATACTTACTTGTAAAAAGTACACAtgtctttatatttatcaggTACTGCCATACATTTTAAGTCACATAAATTCCTCGTTGATTGAAAATCACCACAGCATACAagtaaatctattttttttccattgactCTTTCAATCTCCTGTATAGTGTCATATATAATTTCCAATTCGCCATGAGCACATCCTTCAACTGCGATTCTCATATTGTAATTCGGAATAtttgattacaaaaaaattgattccgcttcttttttatatttacagtaaactaaacaaaaacttTATATccttcactttttattttttggttATAATAGTACAATATCCATAATCAAATGTGGAACCAAATCTGAAATCAAAatgtaatatagaaaaaaaatttaatctttgcatgttatgtatataattaatacaatatatcaaacaatgaaaatattatctttatgattaatttatatgctcTGCTCTTCCgtttttgtaaaagaaattaagtttAATcgaacaatgataaaaaagaaaataattgtaacaacaaagatgttttatatatatatata
Protein-coding regions in this window:
- the LOC124956821 gene encoding lariat debranching enzyme, with the translated sequence MRIAVEGCAHGELEIIYDTIQEIERVNGKKIDLLVCCGDFQSTRNLCDLKCMAVPDKYKDMCTFYKYYSGEKVAPLLTIFIGGNHEASNYLQELPYGGWVAPNIYYLGYANVIQIGGIRIAGISGIYKSQDWMQGHHEKPPYTKSTIRSVYHIRNIEVYRLKQISGKIDIFLSHDWPNGVTKYGNEDKLLKGKPYFKADIENNTLGSPANMELLKYHYPSYWFSAHLHCKFAALIPEKDGTRVTKFLALDKCLPKRKFLQVVEINDNPNLPLTLSYDLEWLTILYLTNHLLSVKNGIHYMPGQNGNGRWTYTPTTEEKENVLKKFNYDLKVPINFIQTVKPYDPELMDDQNEIPKLIINNQTTKFCNTLGIDDPSVLLQIILNSKEKKANETILESTLESTLESSDISITYEDDSACENSTKNSIDMVDENFSDVLPVESIESDSNNHITQVEPNCKKFKRRNYSIYSNTL